From Poecilia reticulata strain Guanapo unplaced genomic scaffold, Guppy_female_1.0+MT scaffold_277, whole genome shotgun sequence:
CTCATCAGGAGGAGATACGCGGCACGCCGACCCCACGCTGACCCCACGCTGACCCCACGCCGCGCGTCACTTTATCAGGACAGGAAGGAAAAACGCAGCAAACCGAATCCAACCAGCTCCAGATTATCTGGACAATCAGACGGATTATTAATCACTGATTGATTTGACTTTAGAATCTCAACATCAACGACTTATTAAAGTTGTAATTATTGGGTCCTGGTTTTTTTGCACCAGGACCCAATGAGGACTGGGTCAAAGGTCGCTGGCCGGAGTCCACAGAGAGATTAGCAGAGATTAAAGAAAGTCTGGTTTAGAAGGAGAAAGTGAAGAAAGGATGAGGGAACGGGGATCTGCTCACCGACTCTCGCGGCGATGACGCCGGCGAACAGCAGGCTGACGGACATGTAGGASTGCAGCGGCGGCAGCTCGTGggccggcggcggcggcgtggTGGCGTTGGTGCTGAAGGCGGCGCCCAGGCTGTGCTCGGCCTCCGGCAGGCTCTGCTGCCCCATCAGGTGGGCGTACAGGTCCTGGAAGGGCGACACGCTCAGGTCGAAGGGGCTGCCGGGGGCGAAGACGGAGCAGACGCACAGCAGGAGGCAGCAGAGCTGCGTCGTGCCGGAGATGAAGCCSGTCCGGATCAGGCCGCACTTCTTGCGGATCCAAGTGAAGGCCACGGTGCCGCAGATGCCGGAGATGGCGGAGGCGCCCATCAGCAGGCTGAGGATGGAGCCGTTGAGGCCCTGCGTGTAGGCGAAGCCCGTGGTGATGCAGTCGAAGCCCAGCACCGTCATGTAGAGGAAGGCCAGCGACATGCCGGCCAGGAAGATGTCCTGCTTGTAGTAGGCCACCCAGCCGGCCCTGAAGGTCTGCAGAGGCTGGCTGGCYGCGCCGCAGCAGCCCGCCGCCTCGCCGGGGCCCGCGGCGCCGGGCGCCACGGCGTCCATCAGCGGCTGAGACGATTCCTCTGGACTCTGGCCGTTTTCACAGTCTGTCAGGGAAACAGGAAGCTTTGGATCAGCATCAGAAGTTCAAATTTTCAGAATAAAGGCTTAATATTACYAGAAGAAGAGATTTTCTCCGTTCTCTCAGATTCCTGATCATTTAAgtctgagaataaatatttccttattattaataaaaatgatcaaacttcacaagatgctcagaattcttcagtttaaagtttaattatattttgtgtaagagatttaaaatattcctacttctgtttttctcatattcagactttattctcaggacaaaatcatttaatttcatcTTGTAATATTACAACTGATCTCAAACGATTTACTCWTTATTTTGACGTCATTCttgtattatgactttattctcattattatcacttttttcatattttgactATTTAcaattgtgtgtgtggggtcagaggtcaggccGCCGGTACCTTTGTGTGGGCTGAGCTGCTTGAGTTCGTGCTGCGGCTCCTTGTGTCCGGCCTTCAGGGCGAGCGCCGGCGTCCTCTGGTAGACCTTCCACAGCAGGAAGTACTCCACGCACATGGAGGCCAGGTTCCAGCCGGAGATGAAGCCGCAGCCCACGAAGTGCGAGCCGAACGCCATGATCTGGCCCACCAGCATGGGCGCCAGGATGTTGGTGAGCTGGTCGATGATCCGCACCGTGGCGTTCATGTCTGCGGGAGGGGAGACGCCATGGGGTCAGCGGGTTCATGGGGGGTCAGCGGGTTCACCGCAGCAAATAGCTCAGAGCAATCAGGAGGACATAAAGCAATGAGAGCGCGTCAGCAGGGCGTCAGCAGCGCGGCAGCAGCGCGGCGGTCCAAAGTCTGACTCTCAGAGATACGAGCGGAAACTCACCGGCCAGGCTGCTGCTGTCCTGGCCggccaccaccaccacccagTCCCGCTGGATGGTGATGGAGGTGGCCGTGCTGGCCAGGTTGGCCACGTTGGCGATGCTGATGACCAGGATGTAGCAGACGGTCTGCAGGAGAAACACACAGGACTTGACCTCTGAACTCCTGACAAAGCTGATTTTTCCTACATtcattaaatgcaacaaaactacaaacttcTGCATCAACATGTCTGACGagtgaaactgattttaaaaccGATGTTTGTTTCAGGAGGCGCCTGGTCATGTGATGATGATGCAGTGAAGGATTGTGGGATGTGATCACATGAAGAGGGCAACAGGACGCAACCAACCAgtattttaacaattaatcaacttTACAGATTATTCTGACAGCTAATTAttctaatgattaatcaattatgaCAACTAATCATTTGATCTACTGATTCTGTCAATTAATGGATTTTTCTGACGATAAATCAGATWaaaaaaaaacattctgcacattttttatttcacttcttaaacatttttataaaatactagaaaaacattaaaaatacaaatatataatttaactCMttttttaaacatcaaaatcaacaatttgttgtttagaaaagcaaatCAGGTAGAAATTCAGTTTAAACTCattttataaaacttaacatgaaATAATTGCTAAGTATTTGTTGCGGCTCCATCTTCATGTTTCTGTGCAGATTTTAACGTTTTTGTGAAAAACTCTTGTTCTGCGTCGTTTTGCCTAAAgcgtctcagtgctgccctctgttGGCCGAACGGCGCCTAAWCRGKTCAATTCTTATTTCGATAAgaaatcattacatttttccacaaagtTTACAAGTAACggagtttatttcttttactatttttattctttggccGTGTCtctcttggctccgcccacttttcTGGGATTTACTTTAACTGTGAACatgagtaccgtattttctggactataaggcgcatagaatagatgctatagtttgggttgccaatttgtttcGTATTgttattacacatctacataagctgccccagtcgttgtttcactcacgatGTTGCCATATTGTGCCccactgcattctgggtaacacagaccaactgacacgctgccgccacagtctctgtctctcttcccccccctCCGCCctcctggctttaaatgtattatcaaactttattaacaaaccagcgttctgacaattatcccagcatgcaccgcgtgcTTCTGCTGGACCTGTTGTGGCTCCATGTTGGTCCGTATATRAGGCKCACCGGGTTATAAGGctcactgtcggcttttgaggaaatgtGAGGTTTTTaggcgccttatagtgcagaaaatacggtaaatatttaaatgtttgtaaataaaaatgctgatttttaaaCTGCAAACGAAAGAACTGGAGcagctttttaaacaaaatgtgttgaaaCAATTGAATATTATTATCATTCACTCCTTTATGGTGtattttgaagtaaactttCGTTCAGGACCTGAAAGTTCTGCCAgtcaaagcaaatatttttcacaaaaagaaactAGACTCAAAGGTCGAGTTCTGCTGTCCTGCCAGGTTATGCAAACCGACCAGAATCGATTTctattttggggaaaaaaatccataattGTCTGTAAATAATTAGCAGGTAGCTGCAGGTCAGCTGTGCCGTCATAAAGGCGTCTTAACGACCCAAACCGACATGTTGTAAAACAAGTTTAGGGCTCAGCTGCTCCGATCGGCATGGCAACAGGAATCTGTCAGCAGCCGGATCAGGGAAGGATTTTCCTCCGTTTTCAGTCACATGAGCAACCTGCTGACTGGGCGGCCTTCGACTGGACACTGCAGCttcactcccacacacacacacgcacacacacacacacacacacacacacacacacacacacacgcggcAGACAGAACGCCTTTGTCCTGACCCGGGCCGGCCTGCCGAGTCGGCACGCCTGCAGCTCCAAACCAAACAACCGGACCACCTGCCGCACTTTTCAGCTCCGTTCTGTTTCTAGGTTTGCGGTCATTAAATAGGCCGGTCATCATAAAGTTAGCTGCAATAAACGActatgttgttttgagaccatcttcaaataataaacattttaataaataaaacaacagaaacgacaaattaattataaaatcactggaaacaaaactgagaccgaaaacttttatcatccagtttgtGGTAGAAAGAGCAAAACAGTAAATCATGCAGATAGAAATAATTGAGTTTTTAAGTTATCATgtgatgaattgatttattgcttattgatAAACTGTTCAGTGGATCTTACCAGAATCCAGCCGTTGTAGAGCTCCACCAGCTGGGCCTTGAAGTGGAAAACCAGCATCAGCAGAACGCCGCAGGTGATGACGCAACTATTCTGGACCAGCAGCGACGTCTGGGCCACTGTGGAAACACCGGCGCCACGtcagaccggaccggaccaaACCCACCTGACCGGACCAAACCCACGCTGGGCGCTCAGACGCTCACCTTTCAGCCGGGGGTTCCTGTCCACCCAGTTGCCGATGTTGGCCCCCAGCAGCAGCACGGACCCGGCCACCACCAGGCCGTAAACGGCCGTGAGCAGCAGGCTGTTCCCGTACAGCTCCACCAGGAAAACGGCCACCGCAAAGTTCCACATCCGGTCACCCTGCAAGCAGACGCACATCCAGACATTTCAGATTTCTACTTTCCGTCTCACTTtctcatttttttacatttacataaaacacatttaaatatctggctgaatatgtaaatatacagccagatatttacatatatcTGGCTGTATATACGGCTTAGGGCCGTTTCTGTAAAGAAGcttgatataaaaatatataaagaacaaacttaccaaacaaacaaactgtttttctacAATAATCACAGTTTTGTTctgtgatgcatttatttttccaatgaAATGCAGAACAAAAGGAGTTTCATGTTTGGTTTGAATCTAAGATTCTCCAGAAGCAAAAagtatctaaaatatttttttgtaacaaaaaacaaccaacaggacaaaaactgaaatgactggttcatttaaaataaaactaaatgtagtCTGCATGGATTTAAAgcgttttttcttttagataatATAAMaaatattacattttttactttctataTTTAGACAGATTTGGAAACAAGAACAGATATTTGYCCTTCAGGTGAGCCATACTGCCAAAATATGTGGTTTATTACAGTAAATGAATGATATTTCAGCTCTACTCACCCATGTTGACAGTGCATGGCCCATGTAAATAAGAAACTTGGCTGAAGTGAAGAAATGTCTGATGGATTCTGAAgagatattattattattattattattattattatttccccTGGGTAATCACACAAATCTCGTTGTATAAATAATATCTCACCGGTGCATGTCGCCTTCCTGGGTGCAGTAGTTTCCATGTCAAAGCGTTTCAAACAGCCtgattttcctccttttgtgCTGGAAAGCAGCGGATCCTCTGCTGTCTCTGCGTCCAACCGTCGGCAgcaagaagcagaaaaatcaaaagaaaacgCGACGTTTCTCCCCTTTCCTCCCTTCCGAACTTAGCTAACACTGTAGCTGAAGTTGGAAAGAAATGTTCTTATGTTCTGACGGACGGGTTCGACCCAGAACAGACGGGGAATGGCTGCTTCTCTGTCCGGCTTCGGACCGTGGCTCTGTCCGCTCCGCTCTGCTGCTCCCTGTTTACGTCCCGGCCGTTATATACCCGCGCCGTGACGTCACCGTTCGCATGGGGGCACAAACAAACGCGGCGCACTCCCCCGTGCGCGCGCGCTCACAAGGAAGAACGGCAGAGCAGAGAAGTGGGGGTTAAAAATGGCGGAACGCACCTTMRCTAAAGGCTGTTGGGGGACTGGAGCTCCGACAGAAACcggttttactcattttattctctttctttatttcaagGGCCTCCATTATCAACATGTTTACATCTAAACAAAAACTGTCGAAATCAGTCCACAAAAAATACATGATTTTTACCAAGAGGAACCAGAAATACActactcaaaaaaataaagggaacactttaacatttaagtgaacactgaagtgYtccctttatttttatagcagTATATATTACCAAAATKACTTTTGTGATCAGGGTTGAATAAAGGYTGAAGCAGAATTTCATTGGGTTGCCCTTTTCCTATTCAGAACTTTAGCAGCAATTTAATCGATTAATTTGGTTGAATTTGGGAGATTTGGGCTGAAAGTTCAAACAGCTAAACTTACAATCACTGAGTTGTGAACAaactgagctaaaaaaaaaagcaaagcttaAACTCATAGCATCAGATTCTAACTTTGTTAACTGAACAATCCTGGTCATGTTCAGGAACAAGCCAGGCTCAAACCCTGCTGGATCCTGGGACGTTCTGGAACTGCAGCGTCAGCATGGAGGgccgtgctgcagctgctgcagctcctggtgctgcagctgctgcagctcctggtgctgctgcagctggtgctgctgcagctggtgctcgtgcagctgctgctctgctggtgCTGCAGgtggtgctgcagctgcattgctaacaggaaaaacagaacaacacaatGACTTGACAGGTTTTGGACTAAATGAACTGTTTCCATTTGTAATTCAGAGTCATAACTTCTGTATCCAGGACAGAAAATGAATCTGAAACATCTCTGCAGTGGAAACTCGGACCTCAGCATCCAGAGCAGCCGCAGTGTGTGAAGGTATGAGCTGCAGAAATAACATTGTTTTCATCCATTTCATCTGGTTTCTGTTTTGGTAACTTGTGAGAAACtgataaagtttaatttttgatttaaaatttaacattttccatgtttagctaaaagcaaaacaaaaaaattacatcttaatacttttttaacatgttttaaaactaaatttaaaaatatgcaaatgctCAAAAATGTACGTGCATCATAGATTAGCATTAATATACAATCTGTGATGTTCTccagagaggtcagaggtcactagGCCCCTCAGACGCCTTCAGGACAACATGCAGCATCACGTCCAGGAAGCTGCGCAGCAAAACCTCAACACTCMTTAAATATTAAAGCGGTAAGTTCATCTCTGACGTTGTGCCAATAATTAATGAGCTTCTGGGTCTGGAGGCCCTTCAGAggaaactttagtttttctgtgaaatatcgtctttttgtttctttgttctgtttctgcagACGATCCGTCTCCAGTTTCTGGAAAGTTTCtctagaaaaagtttaaaactgcacatctgctgcagctgcaaacaTTGTTTTAGAAAAGTGCATGACTTTTAGAGAAAGTGACGCGTCAGCGCTGCCGTGGCTCATGTTTCAAACTTTATTCTGTaaagaagacaaaacagaaTTTCATTAGATTTTTGGGCCATAAAATACCAACTAATTGggttaaaagcaataaaaactgggataaaaacatttaaaaaatgaataactacaataaattaaatatagttTCATATTATATACAAATTAATccataaaagaataaagtaggatatttatttaatgtcagaatGTTATTATTGTTCATGGGATCCAGACTTcag
This genomic window contains:
- the slc40a1 gene encoding solute carrier family 40 member 1, with amino-acid sequence METTAPRKATCTESIRHFFTSAKFLIYMGHALSTWGDRMWNFAVAVFLVELYGNSLLLTAVYGLVVAGSVLLLGANIGNWVDRNPRLKVAQTSLLVQNSCVITCGVLLMLVFHFKAQLVELYNGWILTVCYILVISIANVANLASTATSITIQRDWVVVVAGQDSSSLADMNATVRIIDQLTNILAPMLVGQIMAFGSHFVGCGFISGWNLASMCVEYFLLWKVYQRTPALALKAGHKEPQHELKQLSPHKDCENGQSPEESSQPLMDAVAPGAAGPGEAAGCCGAASQPLQTFRAGWVAYYKQDIFLAGMSLAFLYMTVLGFDCITTGFAYTQGLNGSILSLLMGASAISGICGTVAFTWIRKKCGLIRTGFISGTTQLCCLLLCVCSVFAPGSPFDLSVSPFQDLYAHLMGQQSLPEAEHSLGAAFSTNATTPPPPAHELPPLXSYMSVSLLFAGVIAARVGLWSFDLTVTQLIQENVIESERGVINGVQNSMNYLLDLLHFIMVILAPNPEAFGLLVIISVSFVAMGHAMYFRFAFKSLGSRLFLCCSPEQKAETDASPPTTV